Sequence from the Gloeocapsopsis dulcis genome:
GATTTTGAGGAAGACTTGCCGCCGCTGGAGTGTAATGAGATAATATCACAACTTACGGAAGTTTTAGCACAAGTCACGCAAATATTAGCAACTGCAGATCGCGGTCAACTCTTGCGCAGCGGCTTAAAAGTTGCAATTGTCGGGCGTCCGAATGTGGGAAAATCAAGTTTACTCAATGCTTGGAGTCGCAGCGATCGCGCAATTGTGACTGATTTACCTGGAACCACTCGCGATGTCGTGGAGTCACAATTAGTCGTTGGTGGTATTCCCATCCAAGTATTAGATACCGCTGGAATTCGAGCTACTGAAGATCAAGTCGAGAAAATTGGTGTAGAGCGATCGCTCACTAGCGCTGCGGCGGCTGATTTAGTCTTACTGACGATCGATGCAACTGCGGGATGGACTGCTGCGGATGCCGAGATTTACCAACAAGTACAACATCGCCCGTTGATATTAGTCATCAATAAAACCGACTTAGCTTTAGCAGAAGCAGTGAAGTATCCAGATAGCATAAGTTACGTAGTGACAACCGCCGCTGCTAAAAATCAAGGTATTGAAGATTTAGAACACGCTATTTTAACAATAGTAGAAACGGGAATTCACTCAGCCGATACCGACTTAGCAATTAATCAGCGCCAAGCTGCCGCGCTTACCCATGCCAAAGTTTCCTTAGAACAAGTACAAGCTACAGTTGCTCAACAATTACCTTTAGATTTTTGGACGATTGATTTGAGAGGGGCGATTCAAGCTTTAGGAGAAGTTACTGGAGAAGAAGTGACTGAGTCAGTTCTCGATCGGATTTTTAGTCGGTTCTGTATTGGGAAATAATTTAAATGTTTGCTTTTCTTTCGTTTGAGCCTTCGTATCTAGAGGCTAGAAAAATCTATATTTTCGTAGAGTTCGGCGATTTGAATTTGAAACTCAAAAGCTTTAAAAGATATTGTAACTGTGGGATCTTCGTACTCTGAAAGTAGCCATTGATGGGCAGCAGTTTTGATATAGTGTTCGACATGAACGCTGTATTGATCGATTAGTAAATATTCGCAAAAGCTATCGATAGTACGGTAGGCAACAAACTTTTCGCCGCGATCGTAGTCTTGCGTTGACTTAGATAGCACTTCAGCAATCATGACAGGATTGATAATGGTATCAGTGCGCCCTGTTTGAAGTTGCAGCGGCTTTTCAACAACCATAACATCAGGATAGGTGTAGAGATTGCGATCGAGAACCCAAAGACGCTGATCTGTATAAAAAGTTCGGTAGGCTTTTCCTTTGAGTGCAAGTTCTAGAAGAATATAAAAATTACCAGCAATATCATTATGATTAGGCGTTCCTCCTGTCATCAGCCTGATCTCTCCATTCGCATATTCATGACGTTCCTCTGAGGTTCGTTCAAACTCCAAGTATTCTTCGTGAGTATATGTACGTTGCTCTAATGCTTGTGTCACTGTATTTTTACTCCCAATGCTCTAAGCTGCTGATTTATTTTGGGCGATCACTTTTTCTTCATTCTGCTTATTCATGCAGTGCTTTTGTTACATGAACCGTCTACTCCACTCTTAGCATTTTTTATCAGGATGCCAATAATTCAGAAACTGCTTCATCTGGTATAAAATGTCGAAAGTCTAAAATTTCAACTAGAACTAGCTTGGCATCTTGAGAGTAATGTAAAATCACTTGTCCTTCATCTTCAGCATAAGCAATAGGATCGTCCAATAGTTCAATTAAAAGGGCATCGACATCCTTACTATAGTTAATTCTCATATCTAGACCTCTTACCTGGATAGAGCGTGATGATTAAAATGAATTCATTAAACTCGCGATAAACAACCCTCAAAACTAAATTTTCATTCAATCGCTTTTGTGCAATTAGCTTGTCAGTGTCCTCTACCTCGCGCTTATCAGGCAAGCGCACAGTTTCAATGACAAGTTCTGAACTAATGGTAACTCCATGACTTGTGAGAATATCTAATTTTAGTTGAGAATGCTTACTAAAGCGAATTTCTTTCATCACTGATTTTGATTGTTGCAACCTCAACATTTAAGGTTTGAAGCTGCTGATTCATCCATGCGATCTCCTAAGTTTTAGCAATTTCTACAATTGGTTAAATCCTTTTTGATCTTTGAGTTACACCTAACTTATTAACTGTTTGAAAATAGCAGTCTCTCGAATATTATCAAAGTCTGAATTAGTTATAGCTTGTTCTTTGTAACTAGAATCAATGTCGATAGCCCATTGTAAGTTTTTAACTGTTAGCTCGACATTACCCTGCAATCCATAGCAGCAAGCCATACTATACCAAGTGATAGGTTTGCTAGGCTCAATTGGAGTTGCTTTAATACATGATGCGATCGCTTCTTCGTATTGTTGCAATTTTGCCATCACGTAGCCGTAGAGCATCCAACCTTCAGGTGTATCGGAGTTGATTTGCATAACTTGATTAGAACAAACGAGTGCTTCTGCATACCGTTATAATTCAATTAATGCATAACCTCGCAGCAGCCATACCTCAGCTATATCAGGCTTTAGTTGAATCATCCGATCAAATGAGGTGATGACTTTTTCGTACTGCTTTGATGTAAATAAAGCAAATCCTTTTAAGTACCAAGCTTCTATTAAGTCAGGCTTTAGTTGAATTGCTCGATCAAAAGATAAAACTGCATCCTCATATTGCTGTAATTCATATAAAATCAATCCTTGAAAGTACCAAGCTTCATCATATTCAAGTTTGATTTGGGTAGCTTGTTTACAAGAATAAATTGCATTTTCGTAGCTTTGTAACTTATATAATGTTCTAGCTCGATCCAACCAAATTTCAGGAATATTAGAGTCGATGGCAATAGTACGATCAAAAGAAGTGACTGCTGCATCATAACGCTCTAATCTAAACAATGCAACACTGTGCTTATACCAAGCATCAAAAAAATTAGGGGCTAATTGAATTGCTTTTCCGTAAGCAGTCAGTGCTTCTTCGTACTGTTGAGACTCTAGTAATGCATTGCCTTTATTGTACCAGCTTTCATACTCTTGAAGTTGGGTATGAATAGCGCGATCATAGAACTGATTACCCAGAGAATCTAAGTCAAATGTATTAAATTCATTATAATACGCACCAGATGAGGTAATAGGTTGAAACTGAGTTTTATTTGTTACAGATTTAGAGTATCTACCTCTAGAAAGTAAGACACCAAATAGGAAATTGGGATCGATTATTGGCACTCTATTACGTGAATGGAAAAATTCATTTTTAGTTACTTGTAAAACCACTCTATTTCCGTAAGTAATTTTAGGTGGATTATTACAAAAAGGATTGTAAGGGCTATACATTCCAAATTGTCCACCATATTGCCCAAACTCATTTCGGATACTGAATCTGCTGTAACCACCACCATACTGACTATATGAATTGCAAATAGAGTCACAGTGATACTGATCGCTAGAAACTAATCCTAAATAATTACCATCTCCAGCTATAAGAAAAGCATTGCTGTCAATTGACAAGAGAAATGACTGCAGATCCATATTGATTAAGAATGCCTACTTAATATAACAAGACTAAAAGAGGATAAACTTTGATATTCTTTGTAAGGTTAACCAACCTAGCCGCTATATTTAAAGTGCCCAATTTAAGCTAATAAATCTCACACAGGTTCTTAATTCTAAAATAATTTGTTATTACTACTGTCCAATTTTATTAATATAAATAACCACTTTCTCTGATTCTTCTAATAC
This genomic interval carries:
- the mnmE gene encoding tRNA uridine-5-carboxymethylaminomethyl(34) synthesis GTPase MnmE, whose product is MTYEGLGTTIAAIATAIVPQQGSVGIVRVSGMESLAIAQALFHAPGRQVWESHRILYGYIRHPQTQQVIDEALLLMMQAPRSYTREDVVEFHCHGGIMAVQQVLQLCLMQGAKLAQPGEFTLRAFLNGRLDLTQAESIADLVGAQSPQAAQTALAGLQGKLAHPIRQLRARCLDILAEIEARIDFEEDLPPLECNEIISQLTEVLAQVTQILATADRGQLLRSGLKVAIVGRPNVGKSSLLNAWSRSDRAIVTDLPGTTRDVVESQLVVGGIPIQVLDTAGIRATEDQVEKIGVERSLTSAAAADLVLLTIDATAGWTAADAEIYQQVQHRPLILVINKTDLALAEAVKYPDSISYVVTTAAAKNQGIEDLEHAILTIVETGIHSADTDLAINQRQAAALTHAKVSLEQVQATVAQQLPLDFWTIDLRGAIQALGEVTGEEVTESVLDRIFSRFCIGK
- a CDS encoding tetratricopeptide repeat protein, which produces MQINSDTPEGWMLYGYVMAKLQQYEEAIASCIKATPIEPSKPITWYSMACCYGLQGNVELTVKNLQWAIDIDSSYKEQAITNSDFDNIRETAIFKQLIS
- a CDS encoding tetratricopeptide repeat protein, encoding MDLQSFLLSIDSNAFLIAGDGNYLGLVSSDQYHCDSICNSYSQYGGGYSRFSIRNEFGQYGGQFGMYSPYNPFCNNPPKITYGNRVVLQVTKNEFFHSRNRVPIIDPNFLFGVLLSRGRYSKSVTNKTQFQPITSSGAYYNEFNTFDLDSLGNQFYDRAIHTQLQEYESWYNKGNALLESQQYEEALTAYGKAIQLAPNFFDAWYKHSVALFRLERYDAAVTSFDRTIAIDSNIPEIWLDRARTLYKLQSYENAIYSCKQATQIKLEYDEAWYFQGLILYELQQYEDAVLSFDRAIQLKPDLIEAWYLKGFALFTSKQYEKVITSFDRMIQLKPDIAEVWLLRGYALIEL
- a CDS encoding DUF2283 domain-containing protein, with protein sequence MRINYSKDVDALLIELLDDPIAYAEDEGQVILHYSQDAKLVLVEILDFRHFIPDEAVSELLAS
- a CDS encoding DUF4258 domain-containing protein gives rise to the protein MKEIRFSKHSQLKLDILTSHGVTISSELVIETVRLPDKREVEDTDKLIAQKRLNENLVLRVVYREFNEFILIITLYPGKRSRYEN
- a CDS encoding Uma2 family endonuclease — encoded protein: MTQALEQRTYTHEEYLEFERTSEERHEYANGEIRLMTGGTPNHNDIAGNFYILLELALKGKAYRTFYTDQRLWVLDRNLYTYPDVMVVEKPLQLQTGRTDTIINPVMIAEVLSKSTQDYDRGEKFVAYRTIDSFCEYLLIDQYSVHVEHYIKTAAHQWLLSEYEDPTVTISFKAFEFQIQIAELYENIDFSSL